TTCTGCATCGCTTCAAAACGTCGCTCCTTGTCCTCCACGAGCTGTTCCCGCTCCCGATCCGATTCATACCATTCCGGATTGCGAATCAATCGACTTTCGCGAAAGGGTTCTGAGCTGCCTTCAGGTCCCATCACCACACCCTCGATTTCAATGACAAACACATCCAGCACCAACGTCGGGTAAGCGCGTGCCTTCCACTCCAGTCGCATTCCTTCCGGGGAGCGCAGCGATTCATCCCCGGTTTCCAGCGTTTCGCGATCCATTTCTGAAAAATCAAGTGTCGCGAGAGCCCAGTTCCGAAACTCATGAACTTCACTGGACTGTTCCCAGTTGAGCAACGCGGTTTGGCCATTGTTGAATGCAACCGCCAGCACGTAACCCGTTACCCCGAGCACTGCTGCTGCAAGCAGGGCTTCGAGCAGCGTGAACCCCCGCTTGCGTCCATCAATTGTCCTGCATCGCTCCGGTTTCATCTAGCCAGCTCTCCTTCCAGCTCGGCACTTGAAAACGGATCCATGATCATCCAGAGCGGATCACTGACTCCTGGAGTGTATGCCCACTGCACCGCCACAAAGTTGCTGATGCCACTGGGTTCAAAGCGCACCGCAGAAAAGGGCTGATCCAGCACACGAAATTCGAGCAATTCGCGTGGGTTTGCCCGCTCAGACCAGGGTTCAATCGGCCAGAACCGAACCGTATCGATGCTTTCGCGGTCTGCCTCATCCAGTGCATGGAATGCAACGGGCTGAACCCATGCGAAGGGT
Above is a window of Puniceicoccaceae bacterium DNA encoding:
- a CDS encoding prepilin-type N-terminal cleavage/methylation domain-containing protein, whose amino-acid sequence is MKPERCRTIDGRKRGFTLLEALLAAAVLGVTGYVLAVAFNNGQTALLNWEQSSEVHEFRNWALATLDFSEMDRETLETGDESLRSPEGMRLEWKARAYPTLVLDVFVIEIEGVVMGPEGSSEPFRESRLIRNPEWYESDREREQLVEDKERRFEAMQKERARR
- a CDS encoding prepilin-type N-terminal cleavage/methylation domain-containing protein, producing MRNPREAAFRQEVPGFTIIELLMVLAILLLGVGLFVVNVDNAIEGVQRQSPTEVLLQSFRDARLLAVTEKRPVYLSFDEELSRFELRTEPFAWVQPVAFHALDEADRESIDTVRFWPIEPWSERANPRELLEFRVLDQPFSAVRFEPSGISNFVAVQWAYTPGVSDPLWMIMDPFSSAELEGELAR